One Panicum virgatum strain AP13 chromosome 9K, P.virgatum_v5, whole genome shotgun sequence genomic region harbors:
- the LOC120647058 gene encoding vacuolar protein-sorting-associated protein 37 homolog 1-like, which produces MSWRFPLFGSQQQQTDPNFQEIPTQSWYPPSVVGSSSRPSTPTSSSASPHQRAPDHPQSSSCGQPSPAEAAGVIARLKDKSIEELQRLLKDKEAYNAFFNSLDQVKTQNNVRDELRKETLQLARENLEKEQRILELRNQCTIIRTTELAAAQGRLTDLERQKDDIMRSCSPAALLDKLQSSMAKLDEESEELHQKFLKKDIDPPTFVQKYKKLRTAYHKQALLHLAGQTSLR; this is translated from the exons ATGAGCTGGAGATTTCCGCTCTTCGG CTCTCAGCAGCAGCAAACGGATCCAAATTTCCAGGAAATCCCTACACAGTCTTGGTACCCTCCCTCGGTGGTAGGCTCGTCTTCACGCCCATCCACGCCTACCTCTTCTAGTGCCAGTCCACATCAAAGAGCTCCAGATCATCCTCAGTCTTCATCCTGTGGGCAACCATCTCCTGCTGAAGCTGCAGGGGTAATTGCTCGTTTGAAGGATAAGAG TATCGAGGAGTTACAGAGGCTATTGAAAGACAAAGAGGCATATAATGCATTCTTTAATTCACTTGATCAAGTGAAAACCCAGAACAAT GTACGTGATGAGCTTAGAAAGGAGACATTGCAACTTGCAA GAGAGAATTTAGAAAAGGAGCAGCGGATTTTGGAGCTTAGGAATCAG TGCACAATAATAAGAACCACGGAACTAGCTGCTGCCCAAGGCAGATTGACTGATTTGGAGAGGCAGAAAGATGATATTATGAGGTCCTGTTCCCCTGCTGCGCTGCTTGATAAGCTCCAAT CATCAATGGCAAAGCTGGACGAAGAGTCTGAGGAGCTGCACCAGAAGTTCCTGAAGAAGGACATCGACCCGCCTACCTTTGTGCAAAAGTACAAGAAGCTCCGCACGGCGTATCACAAGCAGGCCTTGCTCCATCTCGCCGGCCAGACATCACTCCGCTGA